Within the Apis cerana isolate GH-2021 linkage group LG9, AcerK_1.0, whole genome shotgun sequence genome, the region GAATGAATCCTAATGTCACGGAATTTCGTCGACAGGATTCGATAagcgaaatatataattaattgccaAAACATTTATCTAAGACATCTATCCACACTCTTGCATTTAGATGTATGTAAATATTCAAACCTAATTCGGTACTTgagtaaaaatacaaaatagaaagtagaataagaaaagaaaacaaaggaatagaagtagaaaattttttcaaactgtACAAGGAATCGGAGAGTTGAAGGCAAAACGAgtcaaaaaatacatattggtTATCTAATTCTATAATGtctgattgaaattatatcattttgtacTGTACTCATTTCCATCAAATTTTAGTTACAAACGATCCATGATTTGGTTCATATGATTACAActgatagaaataattaagaaataactaAGATAGAAATTGCTCAGTACATCGttgcgaaatttaaaaataaatatacatatactacATGAATcaaaggaatttttatattatatcgttctCTTTATCATCCTAGTGTAACATAAAGCTATTCAATGaagaattagatattaaatttttcgaatccaCGATaagattgaatgaaattactaGCGTATATTAGTGTCCAAAAGTATTTGACGGaaggtattttaattttgaaattatatataaaatatctgcaATGATTCTATCTTTCATAAATCCTTAATAAGTagaactttataaaaataatgtgaaagatattaaaaaaatataacttattaattaaaatatatagaaatttttttttgttttgatatttagaatctattcttcaaaatttatcacatttttataaaaattttaaaaatgtattatattaaatatattatatttaatataaataattctatcataattataatttataacattattttgcattaattaaaattttcatcaatcatTTACGTATTGTCTAATTCTGTACTAATTATCAAgagtaaaaaatgtaaatgaatcaacatatgataaatatcaaGTGCaccaagaataaattatgtaaatcaattaatataaatctaatactataaaatttgaaagtaagatagaagggagaaaaagagataaaagattaaatcctaaattaaaattttctcttcgggtaaaagaaaatttaagatttatttcatctttgaaattcagaaaattaatttcatttttaaatcttcaaatttatatcgatgcattttattattacagacatataaatatatacagataAAATTCGTTTATAATCCTCTGATAATAACAATcttttttcgtaaatattttagtgatatataaaaattttagtgatagataaatatctataggaaaagattaataagaatctcattttttataatacatttttaaaagtcATCGAAATCCAAAAAAGATGGCTTttctgttatttaattattatttttataattattttattataattttgtacgcGTTACAAtcagattaaaaaaagtaaattttatataaatcattgatGTTTAAAGATATActgtttcatataattataaacaaaataatggtagaaatttttttgtgaatatattagaaaataggatcatccaatatttttataaaaaaaaaaatattcaaaatattgatttcaacaaaattaaaaaatcattgaaatcaataataaattcttttcaagattttcagttgaaaaaataataaattgttttcaattaataataaaaaatattgttgaatattaatgaatattaatagaacaattaatgaatattatattacaatattttgttttatatcaaCTGAAGAAagtattgtaaaatatgtaatattctaGCAATGTATATAGCATTATAGCAATATAGTGTgctaaatattatgtttaatctATGCTCTAAgtcttaatattatcatttcaatatcattttttatgttatgattcaacatatattttattttagttgaaattgaaattaaattttaattcaaaattataaataaaatataagacaaaTCAATAAAGTattgtcataaaaaaaatataaaactttatattttaataattatttatatatattttcaacgatttatcaaaataatgattttactcttaatttttgtatttgtgactaaactaaataatttttgatttccaaaattatcaaataaatattttattaattaaataaataattttcttttttttatttataagagcttaagatttttaaataattatatatttaatacaaaaaatttttattatttaaatattataaatagttttttattttgtaattttctaaataaaacatttttaaaaatctgaaaaaataatattgttttttgtttttgaaatttattatttttattattattattttactttgtgttttattcgtaattttaaatttaattttatttttaacaataacgaACTTGTAATCTTATTCTACATAATGTTAAATCGTTAAGAATGATattgaaaagataataaatttctaaaaaaaagtattaaataataaattctgtaTCTTGGTGCCagagttaaatattaatccattgaaaaagtaattaaaaattttctaactaaaaatttcaaataaatttcaattatttattaaaatgcttgaataacatttattcgtagctattataattgttttttatataatttcgacCGTTTGGCACTATAATTatttgcgattattattatattttaaacaatcaattattgaagtaatttatcgaagtaattttatttattataactttaactattaaattttgtataaaatcgatactaataattattatcatataataattataattttaaatttaaaaaattcaatatccatttaaaaaatttaatatattaaaaacatttgttaataatcgtttgttttattcttttattagacgaatttatcattttttaaaatatttattattgttttctttcaattttcaattcttgttttaataaaatgttttaataaaaaaaatctcattataagaatcttattatattagtttattaaatttatattatattatttaaatttttattaattttctataattaattctttaataaaaataaaaatcaataaagcattaataaaacttctaaatcaaagattaatatttaaaaatttaaagcagattattttgaattaaattataatgcaagggaaagtattaaaaattatgattattattaattattgaaaaattatatagaaaaagttttattaaagttattggaatatatatattaaataataacgtattaatatttattgatttaaaaaaaagatttactttataattataaaaaaagaaaaataattatctaacttaaattaaaattaaaatttgttttttaaattttaatgaaatcaaaaaatttaatttgaaaatttcttcaacatataagaataataattatgatatatttatagtaaataatataagtaatatataagtagtatatttaatatatttatagtatatatagtgtagtatatttaatataataaaaatatttttttaataaaaatatatattgtgtataacctttaataaatacatattatatattacatatttatttaatattataaaataatattataaatatgttaaaaatttttataagatttttacattaaagatTCTTCTGATCGAATATATTCTCCTATGTCAGCTTGATGAAAACATATTGTTGCCATTGGATCTGCATATTTACAATCTATTGTACTTTTAGCTGTGACACCAAAAccctataataattttattaaatttaaattttaataataaaatagattagagacaaaatatttactattttttgtattaaatatacaatgtatTAAGTAGTAAAATAGTTTTGTATTAAAGAGTTCagtactattttataaataattattaatattaataaaatatcaaatcatttaaaattaataaacaagtatttttttagtacagattattattaaattgttgaaaataaaattgttgtttattataattttgttgaaaatattaagtaaaaataaaaaaatttatttcatcttacCCATCAAAAAgcaagttaaaattattacaatttatttacaattaatttaattaattatatttttcaattataattttttatatcaataaaaaatttctttctttaatccatttttttttaattttattaatattaataataatttttatatattatgaattttaaacctgtataagaaaaaattgaatttgatgttaaaatataatttacaatttgtttttttacaataagataatttaataataaataatattcaagttatatttatccattttcaaatttaaattgattcataatatattattttacattatttttaaatattttatgaatatattaatcatttcatttgCAACAAcctaatatatgattaaaataaaaaatataaagttattatttaaaaatttattatataaaaatataagttattaaataatccaaTCTTTTACTTACTAATGGTATATCATTTGTGGAAAAAATAACAACTCCTTGATACTGAGGTGTATTTTCAGTAATTCGATTTAAACCAGATTTAGAAATATGATGtccatataaaaattgttgttcAGCTGATGGTTTCAACCAAATTTTATActagaaaaagaacaaaattatataaaatatatttataaatttttatttatgttgtgttttatttttatttaagatcgaatcgatattaataatatttaattttttattcatttaatatgatttaatgtatttaacagtaattttaatttatattttgtatattacgaggaataaattaaaagcaaatcttattataaaatgatttcattaaaatgaaatatttatgttctGTTTAACatcataaagatattttattattaatatctatataaaaattgataaaattaatagataattataatataaagtagtgtaaatgtataaataaatatactaataaatcaataaaatatataaaagacatATTTGAGATAGAATGAATATGAAATCATTTGTctgtgtttaaaaaatattaaaaataaatatatgtaaataaattaataaaataataaaaatcatattattttagatttcaatattagatttcaatattattttactttatatctatatatatgaaaaattatgaatagaagaataatataaaatttaactatattcaaatataaatgattaaaaacaatataattacttgTGCATAAGGAGCCAGATGATACAATGCAGTAATatgtaatctaaatttttcagattttgtaaattttccaaaacatGTGCCAATGCTTGCTAATCGTTCTGGATTTACCATATTTGCTaatgataaaatcttttcaGAAACATAATATACTCTGCCTTTCTTTTCTCGGAAACAATAAACACCATCTGGtcgatcaaataataattttacattgcttccaatactaaaaataaattttacatatatataattatatgatcgcataaataatatcataattaatatatcaaaaatatatcaaattatatcataataaatatagtaagatgtaattgtttatgtttatttttattataacaaataacaatttattttatttagcaataatattaataaattttttattattttttaattaaatttctctgaaCATCCTTCtctgaacaaaaaaattcataaaatcattttattagatatatcataattattttttaatttacattataaaatatatatagaacaataaatattacattaaatagagaatagagaataattaaaaagatgtaataatactaataataattatattataaatatactatatatatatatacatcatatataataattataattaatattataataaatatatagtataataataattatactataatatattatactataataataacactaataataattgttaataaaattaaaattctatttatttttttttaatatttactatagAGATTACTAGCATAagtaaagttattattatcaattatattttttatatttctaactttctaactttcttaattataattagattgcaaatatttaagtatttatgaaaaattaaacatataaatattggaaaaaatacatataatatagaaaaatatataaaatatttaaaataaaatattcattatgatatttgaagGATaagtgattttatttatatcatttctataatttctataataaaaatataaatttacacatTTGTAatctattcattatataatatttattattatatttattattaaataaaaatcatataatcaattataatagttttgaaaaaattatatagatatattatacttactattttgttaatttttctaaaacaagttttgttttttcttcagttaaatgtttcattttatataaagtatatgtaCAAACTTTTATATGCAATGTAGAGATAAATTTTGTCAAAtgctaaaattatctaaaataatttcaacaataatttttcattattttttcgatatatttttctctctttcatatatattatttatatattatattttatatatatttattaatatagaataaaagtaacagtaattattctttaaaataactttaaaaattctataaaactaATCAAGAAAAAGGTTAAGTGAAATTTTCTAGTGTGTTttctatgataataaaattataagataagatactcatctaactttttattaaattgtatattttcatgtatttcatgtatatatataagatataatatacaattatatattataaatatattaattgtattttattaaatacataaatattacatttataaattatattttatctcatcaaatagaataaaaaaattttaaagtaataggtatatttattttttaaaaatataaataatatttatatagaatgaataataaaatcgttaaagttatttttatttttatttgctatttatatatatttctttaataaatatatttttatatgatctattttaaatacaaatcatgataaaagtaaattgtttagattaataattctatgtaattaataaaaaaaaaacttttcaatttttgctattttatgaaatatttttagtaatatgttgttataataaattatataaacaagaatatactaaaataattcaatataataatataaataatgtagcgtaattattttctatacttatttatattagtttgaatttttcttcttttttttttacgttaaaGCCTTGCATATGACATGattcgttatttaattttgaacaaaGTTTGATCACTTCGGTCAAAATTAATGTATCTGCAATATTAATGTGTAGtgacaaagaaaataatattatatattcttctcgaaaattcactctgtttaataataatggaaatagcATAGAGTCTGTCTGCAgctttaagattaaatttatatatatatatatatatatatatatatatatatatatatataatatgtatataaaatatacatattatatatattttagataaaataaaacatgaaaactttattatataactatagcaaattattgattaaattttgacgattttctttcgattatggatgcaatttttctctaaaaaaaatctcattcaaattaattaaattatttaaattcaaattgctataatcaatgaaatcaattataataagttatatttaaaatagattgttATAGTGTTTTATTATCTAGCTaagaatttgattataaactgatatcaattgatatttaattctgtgttactattatatatagatttttatatcaaatcttgtattgaatcaaatttgcattaaaaatatattaaactacgatatataatctttctttgacgccaaatgtaaaataaatcttataacaTAAATggatactataaataaaaattttcaaataatttaaataaatatttttaagaatatataaaatgttaaatattaaatttaaaaatatttatttttttataaaaatatatatatacataacaattagattataattttgaatttgattcgattatctatggttttttttaattttttaattttttttaactttcaatttgttttgaatACTGAGAAACAAAAAGGAATTGTATATTCTGTAATTGTGTATTCTTAATCCAATTGATAtcctatttcatattttttattttttataaagcgataaatcattaatataaataagaaaatcaaataaaatatattagtattaatgaaatatacaataataatgatattaattgtaaaaaaaattaaaaataatttgtgtatagatatttatatgtagatatggaaaaataattattgtatcaaATCTGATTTAgagttagaaataataaattcattctaaaaatatattattaatatattaaactatatatacgtatagatatatagtatatttataaacaaatataaacaaatatttatattttatcattaatctaGATACTTATCTTTACAATTCCGGTATTATATcatgtacataatattatcatgTACAGAATATCTCTATAAATatgttgttataatatatgagattactagaaaataaaattttataattttataataaaataaaataaaattttaaaaatataaaaaaattaatagtaaacaaaatataaatataatgttttaaatgaattttataaatttatgaactttataaatttatacaaatttatattaattattaaaaaattagtaataaaatattaaataatgttcagaattatgaatatatcgattttaattttctaaaattttaatcatgtgattttgtttattttttattgatgcatctttatataatatgattacataatataattaaatgcaaGTTCATgatcaaatatatgtatagacaataatagaaaaagttcgaattaaataatttcatttgtgtCCAAACAAAATTCAAAGGATAGAATAGATatgatcgaataatatattatttcgcaTATTCTATAAACAAATCTaacctataattatttttgatgttatctcttttatctgatatttctttaatatagatttcttttttcctaaacagaattcataattttacgaatattgaTGTAACTcatatacttaaaattaatatttcaaattttaaatgaaatataaattgttttttgattttatctataaaatatatatatatatatatatattaattttggttgttcatttaaatataaatcgtatttatgattgaaatttcttttattaattaattttattaaattaatcaatagcAAAgctatcaatttatttaaattaaaagattcgaTTGTAAtagtatatttcgaaatattgtatattgtcgaaatttaaataaaaatttaaataatattaatattctacatttttattaatttatatttatcataaaagaaCTTAtactttcattatatttttatttttctatttttacaaaataaaattatgtttatatataaaaattattttacgtatcTCTAAAACTATATCctgtatgttattttttttaaactttatttcaataattgactATAAGATGGCAGTAAAAACAGCGCTTGCGTGCCATCTACTAAAGATGGCGCCTTGCGGTATTCTACCATTTTAATCTTGCTGGGCCGGTAGCGTGCGTAAAAACTGCTAACACTGAAAGTCAGCCTTGTTTCATCCTCTTCAACGAATATGCCTACTTAAAACAGGCAACCGCGACTGTTCGCTTATTAGTGCGATTCTCTGTCTTTCCGTGTGCACAAACGAAGTAAAACAACGTTCCTTTGTGATCTACCTTGTGTCTTTTCCTCCATCAACTTGTTCTGAATCCATTCCTCGGCCCACTTTATGGTatgtattcttaattttcatttttcttataatttttatattgtttgaaaattttatacatttttctgcAAGATTTATGTTATACTTTTTGGAtagcctttttttttctatattaattttaataaatcgaaattagTTATGAAAgtttaaacttattaaatatcgtgtactaaatatttatttgataatttttttctttgaaatatttttttattatctttaacttttgtttaaaataacaacACAAGTTCTATGCAAatgttgttaaatttttagtagtaatgatttattttattgaatattttatctaattttttaatgcatttttactttatatcttgcatttatatataacatttcttataattatattttttttgtttttatgtgatttaaatttcattatattttaaatttataattgaatttttagttGTAGTTaatgattcgatattttttacattgctaatttatttttcaaaaatattcgttatgtttaattttttacaaaatatttttgaatatttttttacgtacATCTATTATCCtgtcttttcaatttttataattgacaattgtcttatttatatttattatttgaatgaaattttaacattattaacatgaaattattaacattaaaatttgatattcattaattaaatcttaccATTTAAAAAGTTCTTAAGGATTATTTTGaacatattcatttattaattttaaattatttttattcaaatatattactataagatatagattttattgcataatttaaaatcaacaaaatttaatttattactataatacattattcaataaaatttaatgcatttgTCATATTCCAAGATTATCATGTTACAAAGatcaaacaaattattaaatagtgtaaaaaatcattaatttttaaattagattgaagaaaaatattttccgcaTATTCagcagatatttaaattaacagcTGAATTTACAATAGCGCGAAATATACTCATATTGCGATTCTTTCTacagaaaatttatcaaattatttctttatgttagcaaaaaattacaaaaaaagattgtaaaaagtatttcttaaattaattacattgtgtagtctttcatatattttgatatgtatgttaaatattattatatgaattttttataaaaaaaattttgaaatgaatgatttatattttattaaatatatttatatattggatTGATTTACGCGATAAagtttagttattttatttaaaagagttttactaaaaataagtggaaaaaattaagtttttatcataaactcattttataataaatataataaatacaaattgcaCTTATTATGTATCTTAATTTCATTGAACTGAAATTAATCTtgactatttaaatataaagatttgaaaattcgataaattttttttttgtgctttgtatatatatgataaaattatttctttttagagattttattaattttttatatataattataaaaaattttttaaatatttctttatgatttttataagtaattttattaatcttttgtcAGTGATATTGTTCAATCAAGTTtcacgattatttttcatcaatactgcaaaatatacgattccaatTCA harbors:
- the LOC107993905 gene encoding 60S ribosome subunit biogenesis protein NIP7 homolog; this encodes MKHLTEEKTKLVLEKLTKYIGSNVKLLFDRPDGVYCFREKKGRVYYVSEKILSLANMVNPERLASIGTCFGKFTKSEKFRLHITALYHLAPYAQYKIWLKPSAEQQFLYGHHISKSGLNRITENTPQYQGVVIFSTNDIPLGFGVTAKSTIDCKYADPMATICFHQADIGEYIRSEESLM